One genomic segment of Anguilla anguilla isolate fAngAng1 chromosome 2, fAngAng1.pri, whole genome shotgun sequence includes these proteins:
- the tekt3 gene encoding tektin-3, translated as MELMGSTLTATYARPKSSSFLPAISTMAASYRSHQPQFALALNASLPWRANGYHKTGSGAMPALGTLQLASPALARAKTMFFPSNRTALTTRYTPDDWHKSNQSHYRDSESSRNSAERLRRETVRLIQDKDQLTRRTQENTSKNIGERVSDITFWRSELGHEIENMVAEIGALTEVKRRLERALAETEGPLQVSQECLYHREKRMSIDLVHDDVEKDLLKEVEVIKSCQERMRRHLDKAIAQLASNRGAQHELEKDASDKVSAYRIDDRCHQLRNQSDGISFHRGIDRLDPSLSLPESWCRFTDGNILHSQSERANSHKLRDEIEILLNATSNEMWNQFNAVNVAFANRMSETADAKNSLQTHLAKTLQEIFQTEMLIESLKKAIRDKENPLKVAQTRLDERTRRPNMELCRDNPHHRLVGEVREIEDTIQKLRERLAEAETALQMLVKTKVTLEHDLSVKANSLFLDQEKCMGMRRTFPSTPRLVGYT; from the exons ATGGAGCTGATGGGGTCGACGCTGACGGCCACCTACGCCCGGCCCAAATCCAGCAGCTTCCTGCCGGCCATTTCCACCATGGCAGCCAGCTACCGGAGCCACCAGCCCCAGTTCGCCCTGGCGCTGAACGCCAGCCTGCCCTGGAGGGCCAACGGCTACCACAAGACTGGCAGCGGCGCCATGCCCGCCCTGGGCACGCTGCAGCTGGCCTCCCCGGCCCTGGCGCGGGCCAAGACCATGTTTTTCCCGTCCAACAGGACGGCGCTGACCACCCGCTACACCCCGGACGACTGGCACAAGTCCAACCAGAGCCACTACCGGGATTCGGAGTCGTCCCGGAACAGCGCGGAGCGGCTGAGGCGGGAGACCGTCCGGCTGATCCAGGACAAGGATCAGCTGACCCGCCGCACGCAGGAGAACACCAGCAAGAACATCGGCGAGCGCGTCAGCGACATCACCTTCTGGAGGTCCGAGCTGGGCCACGAAATCGAGAACATGGTGGCGGAGATCGGCGCCCTGACCGAGGTCAAGAGGAGGCTGGAGAGGGCCCTGGCCGAGACCGAGGGACCCCTGCAg GTCTCTCAGGAGTGCCTGTATCACAGAGAGAAGAGGATGTCCATCGATCTGGTGCATGACGACGTGGAAAAGGATCTCCTGAAG GAAGTCGAGGTCATCAAATCGTGTcaggagaggatgaggaggcATTTGGACAAAGCCATCGCTCAGCTTGC GTCAAACAGGGGGGCGCAGCACGAGCTGGAGAAGGACGCCAGTGACAAGGTGAGCGCCTACCGCATCGACGACAGGTGCCACCAGCTCCGGAATCAGTCGGACGGGATCAGTTTCCACCGGGGGATCGATCGGCTGGACCCCTC gctcTCTCTTCCCGAGTCGTGGTGCAGATTCACGGACGGCAACATCCTGCACTCCCAGAGCGAGCGCGCCAACTCCCACAAGCTCCGCGACGAGATCGAGATCCTGCTCAACGCCACCTCCAACGAGATGTGGAACCAGTTCAACGCCGTCAACGTGGCCTTCGCCAACCGCATGTCCGAGACCGCCGACGCCAAGAACAGCCTGCAGACCCACCTGGCTAAG ACCCTCCAGGAGATCTTCCAGACCGAGATGCTCATCGAGAGCCTGAAGAAGGCCATCCGGGACAAGGAGAACCCGCTCAAGGTGGCCCAGACCCGGCTGGACGAGAGAACCCGCAGGCCCAACATGGAGCTCTGTCGCGACAACCCCCACCACAG gctgGTGGGGGAGGTCAGGGAGATTGAGGACACCATACAGAAGCTGAGGGAGAGACTGGCGGAGGCGGAGACTGCCCTGCAGATGCTGGTGAAGACCAAGGTGACCCTGGAGCATGACCTGTCTGTCAAGGCCAACTCCCTCTTCCTGGACCAGGAGAAGTGCATGGGCATGAGGAGGACCTTTCCCAGCACCCCCCGTCTGGTGGGGTACACATAG